In Staphylococcus lloydii, the following proteins share a genomic window:
- the cyoE gene encoding heme o synthase yields MNKEQTLSQSSSRVTYKELQQIIKMGLVQGNLIPAFAGSWLAIVLANHSFLSSIPQIIMMLLGSTLIMGGACALNNYYDQDIDSIMPSKQKRPTVNDRISDRNLLILSFGMMLIGEALLFALNIPSGVIGLLGIVGYVSFYSIWAKRHTVWNTVIGSFPGAVPPLIGWTAIEGHLSVTAIALFLVVFCWQPVHFYALAIKRQDEYSLANIPMLPSVKGFNRTRVSMFIWLVFLLPLPLLFRDLGITFMILATLLNLGWLYMGLTSFKKGTDNTKWATKMFIYSLNYLVVFFVLTVIVSLIEMF; encoded by the coding sequence ATGAACAAAGAGCAAACTTTGTCACAATCTTCGAGCCGTGTAACGTATAAAGAGTTACAGCAAATTATAAAAATGGGGCTTGTACAGGGCAACTTAATTCCAGCATTTGCTGGTTCATGGCTTGCAATTGTTTTAGCAAATCATTCCTTCCTCTCGTCAATACCTCAAATCATTATGATGCTATTAGGATCTACGTTAATTATGGGTGGTGCCTGTGCATTGAATAATTATTATGATCAAGATATTGACAGCATCATGCCTAGCAAACAGAAGAGACCAACTGTAAATGACAGAATTTCAGACAGAAATTTATTGATCCTTAGTTTTGGGATGATGTTAATAGGAGAGGCATTATTGTTTGCACTTAATATACCTTCAGGTGTAATTGGTTTATTAGGTATCGTTGGTTATGTATCTTTTTATTCTATTTGGGCAAAACGTCACACAGTATGGAATACTGTAATTGGGAGTTTTCCTGGGGCTGTTCCACCATTAATAGGTTGGACTGCGATTGAAGGTCATTTAAGTGTAACTGCAATTGCATTATTTTTAGTTGTCTTTTGTTGGCAACCTGTACACTTTTACGCTCTAGCGATTAAGCGTCAAGATGAATATTCATTAGCGAATATTCCGATGCTACCATCAGTTAAAGGATTTAATCGTACGAGAGTGAGTATGTTTATTTGGTTAGTATTTTTACTACCGTTACCATTGTTATTTAGAGATTTAGGTATTACGTTTATGATACTTGCTACTTTACTAAACTTAGGTTGGCTATACATGGGTCTAACAAGTTTTAAAAAAGGTACTGATAATACTAAATGGGCAACTAAGATGTTTATCTATTCATTAAACTATTTAGTAGTATTTTTCGTATTAACAGTAATCGTTTCTCTAATCGAGATGTTTTAA
- a CDS encoding COX15/CtaA family protein, whose amino-acid sequence MFKKRNLKWLSVLATIIMALVQLGGALVTKTGSADGCGSDWPLCHGAFLPQNLPIQTIIELSHRAVSGLSLIVVVWLSIVAWKHIGYIKEIKPLAIISISFLLIQALIGAAAVIWQQNAYILALHFGISLVSFSSVFVMTLIIFEVDRKYEADELFIRKPLRNLTWIMTGIVYLTIYTGALVRHKKASLAYGEWPLPFHDIIPHTEGDWINFVHRGMALITFIWILLTFIHALNNYHHNRTIRYGYTTAFILIILQVTTGALSVITHVNLIIALLHALIITILFGLITYFIVLMLRTIRSGG is encoded by the coding sequence TTGTTTAAAAAACGAAACCTAAAATGGTTATCGGTACTAGCTACCATCATCATGGCACTAGTACAATTAGGCGGAGCGCTCGTAACTAAGACTGGTTCAGCGGATGGCTGTGGTTCCGACTGGCCATTATGTCACGGCGCTTTTCTACCGCAAAATTTACCAATACAAACAATAATTGAATTAAGCCATCGCGCCGTATCAGGATTATCCTTAATCGTTGTAGTATGGTTATCTATTGTTGCTTGGAAACACATTGGTTATATAAAAGAAATAAAACCATTAGCAATTATTAGTATTAGCTTTTTATTAATTCAAGCACTTATAGGTGCAGCAGCAGTTATTTGGCAACAAAACGCTTATATTTTAGCCTTACATTTTGGTATTTCTTTAGTCAGCTTTTCTTCTGTTTTTGTAATGACTTTAATCATATTTGAAGTCGACCGCAAATATGAAGCTGATGAATTATTCATTAGAAAACCATTACGAAATCTAACTTGGATTATGACAGGGATTGTATATTTAACAATTTATACAGGTGCCCTTGTAAGACATAAGAAAGCAAGTCTTGCATATGGTGAATGGCCATTACCATTTCACGATATTATACCGCATACCGAAGGAGATTGGATTAATTTTGTCCATAGAGGTATGGCGTTAATTACATTTATTTGGATATTATTAACGTTCATCCATGCGCTTAACAATTATCACCACAACAGAACAATACGTTATGGTTACACAACAGCATTTATTTTAATTATTTTACAAGTAACTACGGGTGCATTATCTGTCATCACTCATGTGAATTTAATTATTGCTTTACTACACGCTTTAATTATCACTATTTTATTTGGCTTAATCACCTACTTTATCGTATTGATGTTACGAACGATTCGCAGTGGTGGTTAA
- a CDS encoding pyruvate carboxylase, which produces MKNINKLLVANRGEIAIRIFRAATELDIQTVAIYSNEDKGSLHRYKADESYLVGEDLGPADSYLNIERIIEVAKRAEVDAIHPGYGFLSENETFARRCKEEGIKFIGPRLEHLDMFGDKVKARETAINADLPVIPGTDGPVETLDAAKSFAEEAGYPLMIKATSGGGGKGMRIVRNSDELEDAFYRAKSEAEKSFGNSEVYIERYIDNPKHIEVQIIGDEHGNIVHLYERDCSVQRRHQKVVEVAPSVGLTEEMRERICDAAVDLSNKIEYVNAGTVEFLVSGEEFFFIEVNPRVQVEHTITEMITGIDIVKTQILIADGEPLFGDRVNMPRQEDIKTLGYAVQCRITTEDPSNDFMPDTGRIIAYRSSGGFGVRLDAGDGFQGAEITPHYDSLLVKLSTHGLNFKQAQEKMDRSLQEMRIRGVKTNVQFLKNVIRNPQFISGDYTTKFIENTPELFEIKQSQDRGTKTLEYIGNITVNGFPNVEKRPKPEYEVTPTPKVSKKEIAQLSGTKQLLDEKGPKAVADWLKQQEDILITDTTFRDAHQSLLATRVRTNDMMNIASKTAQVMKDNFSLEMWGGATFDVAYNFLKENPWERLERLRKAIPNVLFQMLLRASNAVGYKNYPDNVIKKFVKESADAGIDVFRIFDSLNWIDQMKVANEAVQEAGKISEGTICYTGDILNPERSNIYTLDYYVNMAKTLEREGFHILAIKDMAGLLKPKAAYELVAELKSVVDIPIHLHTHDTSGNGLLLYKQAIDAGVDVIDTAVASMSGLTSQPSANSLYYALNGFSRDMRADIDGMESLSQYWGTVRQYYSDFESDIKSPNTEIYKHEMPGGQYSNLHQQAKSLGLGNRYNEVKDMYRRVNFLFGDIVKVTPSSKIVGDMALYMVQNDLDEETVIKDGYKLDFPESVVSFFKGDIGQPVDGFNKELQKVVLKGETPLEDRPGEYLEPVDFESVRKELEEKQQKEVTEQDIISYVLYPKVYEQYMLTQEQYGNVSLLDTPTFFFGMRTNETVEIEIDTGKRLIITLKAITEPDEKGVRTIFYDMNGQARRIYIQDENVKANASVKPKADKLNPNHIGAQMPGSVTEVKIAEGENVKSGQALLITEAMKMETTVQAPFDGVVTKLTVQSGDAIESGDLLIEIEKEAVD; this is translated from the coding sequence TTGAAAAACATAAATAAATTACTTGTAGCTAATCGTGGGGAAATTGCAATTAGAATTTTTAGGGCGGCTACTGAATTAGATATTCAAACAGTGGCTATATATTCAAATGAGGATAAAGGATCTTTACATAGATATAAAGCTGATGAATCATACTTAGTTGGGGAAGATTTAGGACCAGCAGATAGTTATTTAAATATAGAAAGAATTATTGAAGTAGCTAAACGCGCAGAAGTCGATGCTATTCATCCGGGTTATGGATTTTTAAGTGAAAATGAAACTTTTGCACGTCGTTGTAAAGAAGAAGGAATTAAATTTATTGGGCCAAGACTTGAACATTTGGATATGTTTGGAGACAAGGTGAAAGCTAGAGAGACTGCTATAAATGCTGATTTACCTGTTATTCCAGGTACGGATGGACCAGTAGAAACTTTAGATGCTGCCAAATCATTTGCCGAAGAAGCTGGTTATCCACTTATGATTAAAGCGACAAGCGGCGGTGGCGGTAAAGGTATGCGTATCGTTCGCAATTCTGATGAATTAGAAGATGCTTTCTACAGAGCCAAATCAGAAGCCGAAAAATCTTTTGGTAATAGTGAAGTTTATATCGAAAGATATATTGATAATCCTAAACACATTGAAGTTCAAATTATCGGTGACGAGCACGGTAACATCGTACATTTATATGAACGTGATTGTTCAGTTCAAAGAAGACATCAAAAAGTCGTCGAAGTTGCTCCATCTGTAGGCCTTACAGAAGAAATGAGAGAACGTATATGTGATGCTGCCGTAGACTTATCCAATAAAATTGAATACGTAAATGCTGGGACAGTAGAATTTTTAGTTTCTGGAGAAGAGTTCTTCTTTATTGAGGTCAATCCTCGTGTGCAAGTTGAACATACGATTACAGAAATGATAACAGGTATTGATATCGTAAAAACTCAAATTTTAATTGCTGATGGAGAACCATTATTCGGTGATCGTGTTAATATGCCTCGCCAAGAAGATATTAAAACATTAGGTTATGCGGTTCAATGTCGTATTACAACAGAAGATCCATCTAACGATTTTATGCCAGATACAGGTCGTATTATCGCATATCGTTCTAGTGGTGGCTTTGGTGTACGTTTAGATGCAGGCGATGGTTTCCAAGGTGCAGAAATTACACCGCACTATGATTCTCTGTTAGTTAAATTGTCTACACATGGCCTTAACTTTAAACAAGCACAAGAAAAAATGGATCGTTCATTACAAGAAATGCGTATTAGAGGCGTAAAGACCAACGTACAATTCTTGAAAAATGTAATACGTAATCCACAATTTATTAGCGGGGATTATACAACCAAATTTATTGAAAATACACCAGAACTTTTTGAAATAAAACAAAGCCAAGATAGAGGTACAAAAACATTAGAATACATTGGTAATATAACAGTTAATGGTTTCCCAAATGTAGAAAAAAGACCAAAGCCTGAATACGAAGTTACACCAACACCAAAAGTTAGTAAAAAGGAAATTGCTCAATTATCAGGTACGAAACAATTATTAGATGAAAAGGGACCAAAAGCTGTAGCTGATTGGTTAAAACAACAAGAAGATATATTAATTACCGATACTACTTTTAGAGATGCACATCAATCATTATTAGCAACGCGAGTGCGTACGAATGACATGATGAATATAGCTTCTAAAACGGCTCAAGTAATGAAAGATAATTTTTCACTTGAAATGTGGGGTGGTGCAACGTTTGACGTTGCCTATAATTTCTTGAAGGAAAATCCATGGGAACGTTTGGAAAGGCTACGTAAAGCGATACCTAATGTGTTATTCCAAATGTTATTACGCGCTTCTAACGCAGTGGGTTATAAAAACTATCCAGATAATGTTATTAAAAAGTTCGTAAAAGAAAGTGCTGATGCAGGTATCGACGTCTTCCGTATTTTTGACTCATTAAACTGGATAGATCAAATGAAAGTAGCTAATGAAGCGGTTCAAGAGGCTGGTAAAATATCCGAAGGTACGATTTGCTATACTGGTGATATTTTAAACCCAGAACGTTCAAATATTTATACACTAGATTATTATGTAAATATGGCGAAAACATTAGAGCGTGAAGGTTTCCATATTTTAGCAATTAAAGATATGGCAGGTTTATTAAAACCTAAGGCTGCTTATGAACTTGTGGCAGAATTAAAATCAGTTGTCGATATTCCTATACACTTGCATACACATGATACAAGTGGCAATGGCTTATTACTGTATAAACAAGCAATAGATGCAGGCGTTGATGTCATCGATACTGCTGTAGCGTCAATGAGTGGCTTAACGAGTCAACCAAGTGCTAATTCATTGTATTATGCGTTAAACGGTTTCTCACGTGATATGCGTGCTGATATTGATGGTATGGAAAGCTTATCTCAATATTGGGGCACAGTCAGACAATACTATAGCGATTTTGAGAGTGATATTAAATCACCTAATACTGAAATCTACAAGCATGAAATGCCGGGTGGTCAATATTCTAACTTACATCAACAAGCTAAAAGTTTAGGCTTAGGTAATCGTTACAATGAAGTAAAAGATATGTACCGCAGAGTCAACTTCTTATTCGGCGATATAGTTAAAGTGACACCGTCATCTAAAATCGTCGGTGATATGGCACTTTACATGGTCCAAAATGATTTAGATGAAGAAACTGTGATTAAAGATGGTTATAAATTAGATTTTCCTGAATCTGTAGTATCTTTCTTCAAAGGTGATATTGGTCAACCTGTAGATGGCTTTAATAAAGAATTACAAAAAGTAGTGCTTAAAGGTGAAACGCCTTTAGAAGACAGACCAGGTGAATATCTAGAGCCAGTAGATTTTGAAAGTGTTAGAAAAGAATTAGAAGAAAAACAACAAAAAGAAGTAACAGAGCAAGACATTATCAGTTATGTGCTGTATCCAAAAGTTTATGAACAATATATGTTAACACAAGAGCAATACGGTAATGTATCATTGCTTGATACTCCGACATTCTTCTTTGGTATGCGTACCAACGAAACTGTAGAAATCGAAATTGATACAGGTAAACGCCTTATCATTACGCTTAAAGCTATTACGGAACCAGATGAAAAAGGTGTACGTACCATCTTTTACGATATGAATGGCCAAGCACGTAGAATTTATATTCAAGACGAAAATGTAAAAGCAAATGCTAGCGTAAAACCTAAAGCAGATAAATTAAATCCTAATCATATTGGTGCACAAATGCCGGGATCAGTAACAGAAGTTAAAATTGCTGAGGGTGAAAATGTGAAGAGTGGACAAGCTTTATTAATTACAGAAGCGATGAAAATGGAAACGACTGTTCAAGCGCCATTTGATGGTGTAGTTACTAAACTAACTGTACAAAGTGGTGACGCGATTGAATCAGGAGATTTATTAATCGAAATTGAAAAAGAAGCGGTAGATTAA
- the ftsW gene encoding cell division peptidoglycan polymerase FtsW — translation MKNIRQILRHVGKYAKYIDYPLVVTYILLCMIGLVMVYSASMVAATKGTLTGGISVPGTYFYSRQLLYVIMSFGIVFFMAFFLNVKFLEQTKFQKWMMLIIVGLLCATLVIGSNINGSKSWINLGFMNLQASELLKIALILYIPYMIEKKRPRVFKQPKLLTSPIVLAAFCIGLVLLQKDVGQTLLIIIIFFSILFYAGIGVEKTVKYLLMVVIGVVVVGGLALLFGLVPHYLTARFSTLIDPFSNEAGTGYHISNSLLAIGNGGLFGRGLGNSIMKLGYLPEPHTDFIFSIICEELGLVGGLFVICLLFFIVYRAFQLANKTSSYFYKLVCVGIASYIGSQTFVNLGGISGTIPLTGVPLPFISFGGSSMISLSIAMGLLLITAKQIKIDEQYKKENNYNIRSVPSNRRR, via the coding sequence ATGAAAAATATTAGGCAAATACTACGGCATGTAGGAAAATATGCGAAGTACATTGACTATCCATTAGTTGTTACATATATTTTATTATGTATGATCGGCTTAGTTATGGTCTATAGTGCGAGTATGGTTGCTGCTACCAAAGGTACATTGACTGGTGGCATATCAGTACCAGGTACTTATTTTTATTCTAGGCAGTTACTTTACGTTATTATGAGTTTCGGAATCGTGTTCTTCATGGCATTTTTCCTTAATGTTAAATTTTTGGAACAGACAAAATTTCAAAAATGGATGATGCTCATCATAGTAGGCTTACTATGTGCAACGCTTGTTATTGGTAGTAATATCAATGGTTCTAAAAGTTGGATTAACTTAGGATTTATGAATTTACAAGCTTCAGAACTGTTAAAAATTGCATTAATTCTTTACATACCCTATATGATAGAAAAGAAAAGACCGAGGGTTTTTAAGCAACCTAAATTATTAACGTCACCGATAGTACTAGCAGCATTTTGTATTGGCTTAGTATTGTTACAAAAAGACGTAGGACAAACACTACTGATTATAATTATATTCTTTTCAATATTATTTTATGCGGGTATCGGTGTTGAAAAGACGGTTAAATATTTACTTATGGTCGTTATTGGCGTGGTTGTAGTGGGTGGTTTGGCATTGCTATTTGGTTTAGTACCACATTACCTAACTGCACGTTTCAGTACTTTAATAGATCCATTTAGTAATGAAGCCGGCACTGGTTATCACATTTCTAACTCGCTATTAGCAATTGGTAATGGTGGCTTATTTGGTAGAGGACTAGGCAATAGTATAATGAAACTAGGTTATTTACCAGAGCCACATACAGACTTTATATTCTCAATCATTTGTGAAGAATTAGGACTTGTTGGTGGGCTGTTTGTAATATGCTTACTATTCTTTATCGTTTATAGAGCTTTCCAACTTGCGAATAAAACATCGTCATATTTCTATAAATTAGTATGTGTCGGTATCGCTAGTTATATTGGAAGCCAAACATTCGTTAACTTAGGTGGTATTTCTGGTACGATTCCACTTACTGGTGTACCGTTACCATTTATTAGTTTTGGTGGATCTTCTATGATCAGTTTAAGTATCGCTATGGGCTTATTACTAATAACCGCCAAACAAATTAAAATCGATGAGCAATATAAAAAAGAAAATAACTATAACATACGTTCTGTACCGTCAAACAGACGTAGATAA
- a CDS encoding YlaN family protein, translated as MVKSQKLNNAAYDQLNRDADRILQLIKVQMDNLTLPQCPLYEEVLDTQMFGLQKEVDFAIQLELIDKEVGKDLMLRLEKELSKLHDAFTNV; from the coding sequence ATGGTAAAAAGTCAAAAACTAAATAATGCGGCATATGACCAGTTAAATAGAGATGCTGACAGGATTTTACAATTGATTAAAGTTCAAATGGACAATCTTACGTTACCTCAATGCCCATTATATGAAGAAGTATTAGACACTCAAATGTTTGGATTGCAAAAGGAAGTTGATTTTGCCATTCAATTAGAGTTAATCGATAAAGAAGTAGGGAAAGATTTAATGCTTCGTTTAGAAAAAGAATTGTCTAAACTTCATGATGCTTTTACAAACGTATGA
- a CDS encoding DUF2197 domain-containing protein: protein MITVQCIICDTKVLIDKNTLEAKRLRNDPMHTFMCDECKSRLDSPKQRKKHINYH, encoded by the coding sequence ATGATAACGGTACAATGTATAATTTGTGATACTAAAGTACTTATCGACAAAAATACATTAGAAGCTAAACGACTACGTAATGATCCAATGCATACTTTTATGTGCGATGAATGTAAAAGTCGTTTAGACTCACCTAAGCAACGTAAAAAACATATTAATTATCACTAA
- the typA gene encoding translational GTPase TypA, with translation MTNLREDVRNIAIIAHVDHGKTTLVDELLKQSGMFRENEHVDERAMDSNDLERERGITILAKNTAVNYKGTRINILDTPGHADFGGEVERIMKMVDGVVLVVDAYEGTMPQTRFVLKKALEQNLKPVVVVNKIDKPSARPEGVVDEVLDLFIELEATDEQLEFPVVYASAVNGTASLESDKQDDTMQSLYESIIDYIPAPLDNHEEPLQFQVALLDYNDYVGRIGVGRVFRGTMRVGDNVSLIKLDGTVKNFRVTKIFGYFGLNRVEVQEAHAGDLIAVSGMEDINVGETVTPHDHQDALPVLRIDEPTLEMTFKVNNSPFAGREGDFVTARQIQERLDEQLETDVSLKVTQTDSPDTWIVAGRGELHLSILIENMRREGYELQVSKPQVILKDIDGVTCEPFERVQCEVPQEYTGAVIESLGQRKGEMLDMVTTDNGLTRIIFMVPARGMIGYTTEFMSQTRGYGIINHTFDEFKPRIKGRIGGRRNGALVSMDQGQASSYAIMSLEDRGTNFMEPGTEVYEGMIVGEHNRDNDLTVNITKVKHQTNVRSATKDQTVTMKRPRVLTLEEALQFINDDELVEVTPESIRLRKKILEKSAREKESKRVKQMMQDEE, from the coding sequence ATGACTAATTTAAGAGAAGATGTTCGAAATATAGCAATCATCGCTCACGTTGACCATGGTAAAACGACTTTAGTAGATGAATTATTAAAGCAATCAGGCATGTTCCGTGAAAATGAACATGTAGATGAAAGAGCGATGGATTCAAACGATTTAGAAAGAGAACGTGGTATTACAATTTTAGCGAAAAATACTGCGGTTAATTACAAAGGCACAAGAATTAACATTTTAGATACACCAGGGCACGCTGACTTTGGTGGCGAAGTAGAACGTATTATGAAAATGGTAGATGGTGTTGTACTTGTTGTAGACGCATACGAAGGTACTATGCCACAAACACGTTTCGTATTGAAAAAAGCATTGGAACAAAATTTAAAACCAGTCGTAGTTGTAAATAAAATTGATAAACCTTCTGCTAGACCTGAAGGCGTTGTAGACGAAGTATTAGACTTATTTATCGAATTAGAAGCTACTGATGAGCAATTAGAATTCCCTGTTGTATATGCTTCTGCTGTAAATGGTACAGCAAGCTTAGAGTCAGATAAACAAGATGACACAATGCAATCATTATACGAATCTATTATCGATTATATTCCAGCCCCACTAGACAATCATGAAGAGCCATTACAATTCCAAGTAGCATTGTTGGACTACAATGACTATGTAGGTCGTATAGGTGTAGGAAGAGTATTTAGAGGAACAATGCGTGTAGGTGACAATGTGTCACTTATTAAATTAGACGGTACAGTGAAAAACTTCCGTGTTACTAAAATCTTTGGTTACTTTGGTTTAAACCGTGTGGAAGTGCAAGAAGCACATGCCGGTGACCTTATTGCCGTTTCAGGAATGGAAGACATTAACGTTGGTGAAACTGTAACACCACACGATCATCAAGATGCATTACCTGTATTACGTATTGATGAACCTACATTAGAAATGACATTTAAAGTTAACAATTCACCATTTGCTGGTCGTGAAGGTGATTTTGTAACTGCGCGTCAAATCCAAGAACGTTTAGATGAACAATTAGAGACAGACGTGTCTTTAAAAGTTACACAAACTGATTCTCCAGACACTTGGATTGTTGCTGGTCGTGGTGAATTACACTTATCTATCCTTATTGAAAACATGAGACGTGAAGGATATGAATTACAAGTTTCTAAACCACAAGTTATTTTAAAAGATATCGATGGCGTAACATGTGAACCATTCGAAAGAGTTCAATGTGAAGTACCTCAAGAATATACAGGTGCAGTTATCGAATCTCTAGGCCAACGTAAAGGTGAAATGTTAGACATGGTTACTACTGACAATGGCCTAACACGTATTATCTTTATGGTTCCTGCACGTGGTATGATCGGCTATACTACAGAGTTTATGTCTCAAACACGTGGTTATGGTATCATTAACCATACATTTGATGAATTTAAACCACGTATTAAAGGTCGTATTGGTGGAAGAAGAAATGGTGCTTTAGTTTCAATGGACCAAGGTCAAGCAAGTTCATACGCGATTATGAGTTTAGAAGATCGTGGTACTAACTTTATGGAACCTGGTACTGAAGTATACGAAGGTATGATCGTTGGTGAACATAACCGTGATAATGACTTAACAGTTAATATTACTAAAGTTAAACACCAAACTAACGTACGTTCAGCTACAAAAGACCAAACAGTTACTATGAAGCGTCCAAGAGTATTAACTTTAGAAGAAGCACTACAATTTATTAATGACGATGAATTAGTAGAGGTAACGCCAGAAAGTATTCGTTTGAGAAAGAAAATTCTTGAAAAATCTGCGCGTGAAAAAGAATCAAAACGAGTTAAACAAATGATGCAAGACGAAGAATAA
- a CDS encoding DUF5325 family protein, translating into MQQKKSKAIFWVLAVVAIIFLLLFSFSLAATNVPLMILTLILFIATFGVGFTLKKKYRENGWL; encoded by the coding sequence ATGCAACAAAAAAAATCAAAAGCTATATTTTGGGTACTCGCAGTAGTAGCCATCATATTCTTATTATTATTTAGTTTTAGTCTAGCAGCTACAAATGTTCCATTGATGATTTTAACACTTATATTGTTCATTGCAACATTTGGCGTTGGTTTCACTTTAAAAAAGAAATATCGTGAAAACGGCTGGCTATAA
- a CDS encoding inositol monophosphatase family protein yields the protein MTVYEFAKGLILEAGNNVTKIMQQEIEIETKSNPNDLVTNVDKATEKFLFDNIKETYPNHAVIGEEGHGHDVSETNGVVWVVDPIDGTLNFVHQQENFAISVGIFKDGEPYAGFVYDVINNVLYHCKAGEGAYENERLLPTLTEDTLEKSIIGINPNWLTKPKLGAMLQPIVEDSRSARAYGSAALEIVYVATGKLGAYVTPRLQPWDFAGGMVILNEVNGKATNMLGEPLSILHPNSVIVANASLHDNLIHNYLNNYKETLIALHERFK from the coding sequence ATGACTGTATATGAGTTTGCAAAAGGTCTTATATTAGAAGCGGGTAATAATGTTACCAAAATTATGCAACAAGAAATTGAAATTGAAACTAAATCAAACCCAAACGATTTAGTCACGAATGTAGATAAAGCAACAGAAAAATTTCTGTTTGATAATATAAAAGAAACTTATCCAAATCATGCCGTCATCGGAGAAGAAGGGCATGGACATGATGTGTCGGAAACAAATGGTGTTGTATGGGTTGTGGATCCAATCGATGGTACTTTAAATTTTGTGCATCAACAGGAAAACTTCGCGATTTCCGTTGGTATTTTTAAAGACGGAGAACCTTATGCTGGATTTGTATACGATGTCATCAATAACGTGTTATACCATTGTAAGGCAGGTGAGGGTGCGTATGAAAATGAGCGCTTATTACCAACTTTAACAGAAGATACATTAGAGAAAAGTATTATCGGTATTAATCCTAACTGGTTAACTAAACCTAAATTAGGGGCTATGTTACAGCCAATCGTTGAAGACTCAAGAAGTGCAAGAGCTTACGGTTCTGCAGCGTTAGAAATAGTTTATGTCGCGACAGGTAAGTTAGGTGCCTACGTGACACCTAGATTACAACCGTGGGACTTTGCAGGTGGGATGGTCATCTTAAATGAAGTTAATGGAAAAGCTACAAATATGTTAGGGGAGCCGTTGTCTATTTTACATCCCAATTCGGTAATTGTAGCCAATGCCAGTTTACATGATAATTTAATTCATAATTATTTAAATAACTATAAAGAAACTTTAATAGCACTTCACGAACGATTCAAATAA
- a CDS encoding YktB family protein → MTKYIFKPKDFKAFTVPGLDDRMAALEEHVRPQLNNLGDYFAQYLETQTGEVFYPHVAKHARRSVNPPKDTWVAFATNKRGYKMQPHFQIGLFEEQLFVMYGVMHEAKDKAQQVKVFEDQFDQLKNLPTDYSVSLDHMSQEKTLIKDMDDSSIQKAIDRVKNVKKGEFFVARTLQPGADDLKSDKAFIAFLEDTFSQLLKFYA, encoded by the coding sequence ATGACTAAATATATTTTTAAACCTAAAGATTTTAAAGCATTTACAGTACCAGGGTTAGACGATAGAATGGCAGCACTTGAAGAACATGTGCGTCCACAATTAAATAACTTAGGTGATTATTTTGCCCAATATTTAGAAACTCAAACTGGTGAAGTTTTCTATCCGCATGTAGCAAAACATGCGAGAAGAAGTGTTAACCCACCTAAAGACACTTGGGTAGCTTTTGCAACTAATAAACGCGGCTATAAAATGCAACCACATTTTCAAATAGGATTATTTGAAGAACAATTATTTGTGATGTATGGCGTTATGCATGAAGCAAAAGATAAAGCACAACAAGTAAAAGTATTTGAAGATCAATTCGATCAACTTAAAAATCTTCCTACTGATTACAGCGTAAGTTTAGACCATATGAGTCAAGAAAAAACATTAATAAAAGATATGGATGATTCAAGTATACAAAAAGCAATTGATCGCGTTAAAAACGTTAAAAAAGGCGAATTTTTCGTGGCAAGAACATTGCAACCTGGTGCAGATGATTTAAAAAGCGACAAAGCCTTTATCGCATTTTTAGAAGATACATTCTCTCAATTACTTAAATTTTATGCTTAA